Proteins encoded by one window of Bubalus bubalis isolate 160015118507 breed Murrah chromosome 4, NDDB_SH_1, whole genome shotgun sequence:
- the LOC102402131 gene encoding histone H2A.J, with translation MSGRGKQGGKVRAKAKSRSSRAGLQFPVGRVHRLLRKGNYAERVGAGAPVYLAAVLEYLTAEILELAGNAARDNKKTRIIPRHLQLAIRNDEELNKLLGKVTIAQGGVLPNIQAVLLPKKTESQKTKSK, from the coding sequence ATGTCTGGTCGCGGAAAGCAGGGCGGCAAAGTGCGGGCAAAGGCCAAGTCCAGGTCCTCCCGCGCGGGCCTGCAGTTCCCAGTGGGCCGAGTGCACAGACTGCTGCGCAAGGGTAACTACGCGGAGCGAGTGGGCGCCGGGGCGCCGGTGTACCTGGCGGCGGTGTTGGAATACCTGACGGCGGAGATCCTGGAGTTGGCTGGCAACGCCGCGCGGGACAACAAGAAGACCAGAATAATCCCTCGCCACCTGCAGCTCGCCATCCGCAACGACGAAGAACTAAACAAGCTTCTGGGGAAAGTGACCATCGCTCAGGGCGGCGTCCTGCCCAACATCCAGGCCGTGCTGCTGCCCAAGAAGACGGAGAGTCAGAAGACGAAGAgcaaatga
- the LOC102403002 gene encoding histone H4, whose protein sequence is MSGRGKGGKGLGKGGAKRHRKVLRDNIQGITKPAIRRLARRGGVKRISGLIYEETRGVLKVFLENVIRDAVTYTEHAKRKTVTAMDVVYALKRQGRTLYGFGG, encoded by the coding sequence ATGTCTGGCAGGGGCAAAGGAGGGAAAGGGCTAGGTAAGGGAGGTGCCAAGCGTCACCGGAAGGTCTTACGGGACAACATCCAGGGCATTACGAAGCCCGCAATTCGCCGTCTTGCCCGCCGTGGTGGTGTCAAGCGCATCTCAGGGCTCATCTACGAGGAGACCCGTGGAGTGCTCAAAGTGTTCTTGGAAAACGTGATCCGCGATGCAGTGACGTACACGGAACACGCCAAGCGCAAGACGGTCACGGCCATGGATGTGGTGTATGCTCTGAAACGCCAGGGCCGCACCCTCTACGGCTTCGGTGGCTGA